The following coding sequences are from one Collimonas arenae window:
- a CDS encoding TonB-dependent receptor plug domain-containing protein encodes MTLSLSRRCGATLKPLALASAILSSSFGTAMAQTAPDQNLVPVVVTAARVEQPQTDALPHTTVISAEDIRNSQASDLPALLEREAGIQITRVGGPGQQASLFMRGANSSEALILIDGVPIRRQASYGLPALENILPDQIDHIEIVRGNVSAIYGSGAIGGVVQIFTKRGNGAPAFNASVEAGSRGTYQGNVGVSGKSGDTSYALSLTRFKTDGFSAQNPLQSPNVNPNRNGDGNTSVSGSVSQEWSKGNEIGARIYANDAKYTFDDAYGTPTDQNNGHSKSQSIAVFSKNKFTQDWTSTLTLSQNVNRDNLEDLTNFGNSSNGYKSTQNLLQWANELRLSPVWTATAGVDAGREKADVNSNSSYGNSSNSYSRSTSSVYAGVLGKIGANQLQLNLRHDDVGGSGSDNTGYLGYGYALTDSVKLIANASTAFNAPTPVQLYDPLYGNTNLKAERSKSFELGVQYAAGATMLRATLFDTRTRDQFGYDPVTFQTINIARAKNQGLELSASATLADIDWRASLTLQDPKDESTDQTLVRRAKTLGSLGAAKSFGAWRIGTDVQYTDSRSDIPGNPQLPAYWLTNANARYQLNRQVSLFGRIENLFNRDYQTAYGYNQPSRGVFVGISWQQ; translated from the coding sequence ATGACCTTATCTTTATCACGCCGCTGCGGCGCGACCTTGAAGCCGCTTGCGCTTGCTTCAGCCATTCTCTCTTCCAGTTTCGGCACAGCCATGGCGCAGACTGCGCCGGACCAGAACCTGGTGCCGGTCGTTGTGACTGCCGCGCGCGTCGAGCAGCCGCAAACCGACGCATTGCCGCACACCACGGTCATCAGCGCCGAAGACATCCGCAATTCGCAAGCGTCTGACCTGCCGGCTTTGCTGGAACGTGAAGCCGGTATCCAGATCACCCGCGTCGGTGGCCCCGGCCAGCAGGCATCGCTGTTCATGCGTGGCGCCAACTCGTCGGAAGCCCTGATCTTGATCGATGGCGTGCCGATCCGCCGCCAGGCTTCCTACGGTTTGCCGGCGCTGGAAAATATCCTGCCTGACCAGATCGATCACATCGAAATCGTGCGCGGCAACGTTTCCGCAATCTACGGTTCCGGCGCCATCGGTGGTGTGGTGCAGATTTTCACCAAGCGCGGCAACGGCGCCCCGGCTTTCAATGCATCGGTCGAGGCTGGCTCGCGCGGCACGTATCAAGGCAATGTTGGCGTCAGCGGCAAAAGCGGCGACACCAGTTATGCGCTGTCGCTGACCCGCTTCAAGACTGACGGCTTTTCCGCGCAGAATCCGCTGCAAAGCCCGAACGTCAATCCGAACCGCAACGGCGACGGCAACACCAGCGTATCTGGATCGGTATCGCAGGAGTGGAGCAAGGGCAATGAAATCGGCGCGCGCATTTACGCCAACGATGCCAAGTACACTTTCGACGATGCCTACGGTACGCCGACCGACCAGAACAACGGTCATTCGAAGAGCCAGTCGATCGCTGTGTTCTCGAAAAACAAGTTCACCCAGGACTGGACCTCGACCTTGACGCTGTCGCAAAACGTCAATCGCGACAACCTGGAAGACCTGACCAATTTCGGCAACAGCAGCAACGGCTACAAGAGTACGCAGAACCTGCTGCAATGGGCCAATGAACTGCGCCTGTCGCCGGTGTGGACGGCAACCGCCGGCGTCGATGCCGGTCGCGAAAAGGCCGACGTCAACTCCAACAGCAGCTACGGCAACAGCAGCAACAGTTATTCGCGTTCGACCTCCAGCGTGTACGCTGGCGTCCTCGGCAAAATCGGCGCGAATCAGTTGCAGTTGAACCTGCGCCATGACGATGTCGGCGGTTCCGGTTCGGACAATACAGGCTATCTTGGCTACGGCTATGCGCTGACCGACAGTGTCAAGCTGATCGCCAACGCATCGACCGCATTCAACGCACCAACGCCGGTACAATTGTATGACCCGTTGTATGGCAATACCAATCTCAAGGCAGAGCGTTCCAAGTCCTTCGAGTTGGGTGTGCAATACGCCGCCGGTGCAACCATGCTGCGTGCGACCCTGTTTGATACCCGTACCCGTGACCAGTTCGGCTACGATCCGGTGACCTTCCAGACCATCAATATCGCGCGTGCCAAGAACCAGGGCCTGGAGCTGAGCGCCAGCGCCACGCTGGCAGATATCGATTGGCGCGCCAGCCTGACCTTGCAGGATCCGAAGGACGAGTCGACTGACCAGACCCTGGTGCGCCGCGCCAAGACCCTGGGATCGTTGGGAGCAGCCAAGAGCTTCGGCGCCTGGCGCATCGGCACCGATGTGCAGTACACCGACAGCCGTTCCGATATCCCCGGCAATCCACAACTACCGGCATATTGGCTGACCAACGCCAATGCGCGCTACCAGTTGAACAGGCAAGTGTCGTTGTTCGGTCGCATCGAGAATCTGTTCAATCGCGACTACCAAACCGCGTATGGCTACAACCAGCCATCGCGCGGCGTATTCGTTGGCATAAGCTGGCAGCAGTAA
- a CDS encoding MFS transporter, translating to MSATITQASAGMAAEQAENLYKKVFWRFVPFIMLCYVVAYLDRVNVGFAKLQMSQDLGFSETVFGLGAGIFFLGYFLFELPSNLLMNKVGAKLWIARIMITWGILSACFAWVQTPTQFYVLRFLLGLAEAGFYPGIILYLTYWFPSHRRAKVVATFMAAIPIAGIFGNPLSGWIMQAFHGSSGWHGWQWMFMIEAIPAILVGIAVVFVMDNSIRKAKWLTESEKDFLEAEIRADQKDKHSPKSTAAVFKDIRIWHMCLIYFCIVMGQYGLTFWLPTLVKASGVVGDFRIGLISAIPFLCAVFAMILIGRRSDRLRERRWHLIVPALLGAIGFVVSAIAADNTVIAIIFLSLAAMGVLTCSPLFWSLPTAFLSGTGAAAGIAVINSVGNLAGFVSPFLVGWLKDTTHNNETGMFMLAGMLVVGAIAILKTPAKMVNR from the coding sequence ATGTCAGCAACGATCACGCAGGCTAGCGCCGGCATGGCGGCCGAACAAGCCGAAAATCTGTACAAGAAAGTGTTCTGGCGCTTTGTGCCATTCATCATGCTGTGTTACGTGGTGGCCTATCTGGACCGTGTCAACGTCGGCTTTGCCAAGCTGCAGATGTCGCAAGACCTGGGCTTCAGCGAAACCGTTTTCGGCCTTGGTGCCGGCATATTTTTCCTCGGGTACTTCCTGTTCGAGTTACCCAGCAACCTGCTCATGAACAAGGTCGGCGCCAAACTGTGGATCGCTCGCATCATGATCACCTGGGGCATCCTGTCCGCGTGTTTCGCCTGGGTCCAGACGCCGACCCAGTTCTATGTGCTGCGTTTCCTGCTGGGCCTCGCCGAAGCCGGCTTCTATCCCGGCATCATCCTCTACCTGACCTACTGGTTTCCTTCGCATCGGCGCGCCAAAGTGGTCGCGACTTTCATGGCGGCGATCCCGATTGCCGGTATTTTCGGCAACCCCCTGTCGGGCTGGATCATGCAAGCCTTCCACGGCTCCAGCGGCTGGCACGGCTGGCAATGGATGTTCATGATCGAAGCGATTCCGGCTATCCTGGTCGGCATTGCGGTGGTTTTCGTGATGGATAACAGTATTCGCAAAGCCAAATGGCTGACTGAATCGGAGAAGGATTTCCTGGAAGCGGAAATCCGTGCTGATCAAAAGGATAAGCACAGCCCAAAATCGACCGCGGCCGTATTCAAGGACATCCGTATCTGGCATATGTGCCTGATCTATTTCTGCATCGTCATGGGCCAGTACGGCTTGACGTTCTGGCTGCCGACCCTGGTCAAGGCATCCGGCGTGGTCGGCGATTTCAGGATCGGTCTGATCAGCGCGATTCCGTTCCTGTGCGCAGTGTTCGCAATGATCCTGATCGGCCGCCGCTCGGACCGCTTGCGTGAGCGGCGCTGGCACCTGATCGTACCGGCATTGCTGGGCGCTATCGGCTTCGTGGTATCTGCCATCGCCGCCGACAACACCGTAATCGCCATCATCTTCCTGTCGCTGGCCGCGATGGGTGTGCTGACTTGCTCGCCATTGTTCTGGTCGCTGCCGACCGCGTTCCTCTCGGGCACCGGCGCCGCCGCCGGTATCGCGGTCATCAATTCGGTCGGCAACCTGGCAGGTTTCGTCAGCCCGTTCCTGGTCGGCTGGCTGAAGGATACGACGCATAACAACGAGACCGGCATGTTCATGCTGGCCGGGATGCTGGTGGTCGGCGCGATTGCCATCCTCAAGACGCCGGCCAAGATGGTCAACCGCTAA
- the otnK gene encoding 3-oxo-tetronate kinase, with protein sequence MSVPQTQATKPLLGCIADDFTGATDLANMLVREGMRTVQTIGVPDSAPKDVDAIVVALKSRTVPAAEAVADSLAALDWLQRQGCRQFFFKYCSTFDSTAQGNIGLVADALLQALGSDFTIACPVFPETGRTLYRGHLFIQDQLLNESGMQNHPLTPMTDPNLVRVLQQQTPSKVGLIGYPIVSKGAEQIATEIATLRQQGVRMAIVDALENQDLYAIGAACADLPLVTGGSGIALGLPGNFIRAGLLKPQQGAQASALPAVDGLSVVLAGSASKATNAQVSAWIEKHPAFRIDPLALARGEPVVAQALAFAQQHLQQRPALIYATTTPEQVKQVQAELGVERAGQLIEQALADIAAALLNNGVRRFVIAGGETSGAVVKALGVHALRIGAQIDPGVPATASIGASPIALALKSGNFGSVDFFEKALRHLGETRI encoded by the coding sequence ATGTCAGTACCGCAAACCCAGGCGACAAAACCTCTGCTCGGCTGCATCGCCGATGACTTTACCGGCGCTACCGACCTCGCCAACATGCTAGTGCGCGAAGGCATGCGCACCGTGCAAACCATCGGCGTGCCGGATAGTGCGCCAAAAGATGTCGACGCCATCGTGGTCGCGCTCAAATCGCGCACCGTGCCTGCGGCAGAAGCCGTGGCCGATTCGCTGGCAGCGCTCGACTGGCTGCAACGGCAAGGCTGCCGCCAGTTCTTCTTCAAGTATTGCTCGACCTTCGACTCCACCGCACAAGGCAACATCGGTCTGGTTGCCGATGCGCTGCTACAAGCGCTGGGCAGCGACTTCACCATCGCTTGCCCGGTGTTCCCGGAAACCGGACGCACACTGTATCGCGGCCATCTGTTCATCCAGGACCAGTTGCTGAATGAATCCGGCATGCAGAATCATCCGCTGACGCCGATGACCGATCCCAACCTGGTGCGCGTGCTGCAACAGCAAACGCCGTCCAAGGTCGGCTTGATCGGCTATCCGATTGTTTCCAAGGGCGCCGAACAGATCGCTACCGAGATCGCCACATTGCGCCAACAAGGCGTGCGGATGGCGATTGTCGATGCGCTGGAAAACCAGGACTTGTACGCCATCGGCGCTGCCTGTGCGGATTTGCCACTGGTCACCGGCGGTTCCGGCATCGCGCTCGGCCTGCCCGGCAATTTCATCCGCGCCGGCTTGCTCAAGCCGCAGCAAGGCGCACAGGCTAGCGCACTTCCAGCTGTAGACGGTTTGTCGGTAGTGCTGGCCGGTAGCGCCTCGAAGGCGACCAATGCTCAGGTGAGTGCGTGGATTGAAAAGCACCCCGCATTCCGCATCGATCCACTGGCGCTGGCGCGCGGCGAGCCTGTTGTAGCGCAAGCCCTGGCGTTCGCTCAGCAACATCTGCAACAGCGGCCGGCACTGATCTATGCCACCACCACGCCTGAACAGGTCAAGCAAGTGCAGGCCGAACTCGGCGTCGAACGTGCCGGTCAGTTGATCGAACAAGCGCTGGCCGATATCGCCGCTGCATTATTGAACAACGGCGTGCGGCGCTTCGTGATTGCCGGTGGCGAAACCTCCGGCGCAGTGGTCAAGGCACTCGGAGTGCATGCGTTGCGCATCGGCGCGCAGATCGATCCCGGCGTGCCGGCGACAGCATCGATTGGCGCCTCGCCAATCGCGCTGGCGCTCAAATCGGGAAATTTCGGCAGTGTCGATTTCTTTGAAAAAGCGCTGCGTCATCTTGGTGAGACACGCATATGA
- a CDS encoding FadR/GntR family transcriptional regulator — MFNKLNANRTSLSDTVAQELLKKIETGEFGPGAKLPTEPVLSEQFGVSRTVVREAISRLKNEGAVEPRQGSGVYVSEQGHLRPLRIQFDQASSADAVLQIVELRRAIDAEVAALAATRRTPRQLKAIETALKGIEADVSAGGDGVMADVMFHRSIAEATGNPFLLQTLAFLSQYLEAATAVTRCNEARRDDFMRQVYEEHAAIAAAIAAGDALAARNAAQNHMFNAARRLAQGAADAKAKAPQKSKAKSATKTR, encoded by the coding sequence ATGTTCAATAAACTGAATGCCAACAGAACCTCCCTGAGCGACACCGTCGCCCAGGAATTGCTGAAAAAAATCGAAACCGGCGAGTTCGGTCCGGGTGCGAAACTGCCCACCGAACCGGTGCTCTCGGAACAATTCGGCGTCAGTCGCACCGTAGTGCGCGAAGCGATTTCCCGCTTGAAAAATGAAGGCGCGGTCGAACCGCGCCAGGGCAGCGGCGTCTACGTCAGCGAACAAGGCCATTTGCGGCCGTTGCGCATCCAGTTCGATCAGGCCTCGTCGGCCGATGCGGTGCTGCAGATCGTCGAACTGCGCCGCGCCATTGATGCTGAGGTAGCCGCACTGGCTGCCACCCGCCGCACTCCGCGCCAGCTGAAAGCCATCGAAACTGCACTGAAAGGCATCGAAGCCGATGTCAGCGCCGGCGGTGATGGCGTGATGGCCGATGTCATGTTCCATCGCAGCATCGCCGAAGCAACCGGCAATCCGTTCCTGCTGCAAACGCTGGCCTTCCTCAGCCAATACCTGGAAGCTGCCACCGCTGTCACCCGCTGCAACGAAGCCCGACGCGACGACTTCATGCGCCAGGTCTATGAAGAACATGCTGCGATTGCCGCGGCGATTGCCGCCGGCGATGCACTGGCAGCCCGCAATGCGGCGCAAAACCACATGTTCAACGCCGCGCGCCGCCTCGCGCAAGGCGCAGCCGACGCCAAGGCCAAAGCGCCGCAAAAGAGTAAAGCCAAGAGCGCTACTAAAACTCGCTAA
- a CDS encoding aldolase has protein sequence MNTPANHPSGSGSLKEQALREEICEIGASLYRRNYTVGSAGNISARLDDGWLITPTDACLGRLAPAQIAKVDLNGQWVSGDKPSKTLTLHRAVYDNNLQMQAVVHTHSTNLVALTLAGVWHENEVLPPITPYQVMKVGRIPMIPYCRPGDPQVAEQVKVLASTVRGVLLERLGPVVWHESVSQAAFALEELEETARLWMMLRNKPESLNAAALEELHRVFGARW, from the coding sequence ATGAACACACCGGCCAACCATCCCAGCGGCAGCGGCTCCCTCAAGGAACAGGCGCTGCGCGAAGAAATCTGCGAGATCGGCGCCAGCCTGTACCGGCGCAATTACACGGTCGGATCGGCCGGCAACATCAGCGCCCGCCTGGATGACGGCTGGCTGATCACGCCGACCGACGCCTGCCTTGGCCGATTGGCTCCGGCGCAGATCGCCAAGGTTGACCTGAACGGTCAGTGGGTCAGCGGCGACAAGCCATCGAAGACATTGACCTTGCACCGTGCGGTGTACGACAACAATCTGCAGATGCAGGCGGTAGTGCATACCCATTCGACCAATCTGGTAGCGCTAACCTTGGCCGGCGTCTGGCATGAAAACGAAGTGCTGCCGCCGATCACGCCGTATCAGGTGATGAAGGTCGGACGCATTCCAATGATTCCATATTGCCGCCCCGGCGATCCGCAGGTGGCGGAGCAGGTCAAAGTATTGGCATCCACCGTGCGCGGCGTGCTGCTGGAACGCCTCGGGCCAGTGGTCTGGCATGAAAGCGTTTCGCAGGCAGCGTTCGCGCTGGAGGAACTGGAAGAAACGGCGCGTCTCTGGATGATGTTGCGAAACAAGCCGGAGTCGCTGAACGCGGCGGCTCTGGAGGAATTGCACCGGGTGTTTGGTGCACGTTGGTAG
- the otnI gene encoding 2-oxo-tetronate isomerase — MPRFAANLTMLYNEHAFLDRFSAAAKDGFKGVEFLFPYEYAAADLQARLQDNGLTQALFNAPPGDWAAGERGIASLPGREEEFKRSVATGLEYAQVLGNKKLHVMAGLIQPQQDRAQHRTVYLENLAYAAAQAAAHGITIVIEPINTRDIPGFFLNRQDDAQAICAEVGAHNLQVQFDLYHCQIVEGDLAVKLKRDMVRPQAGIGHIQIAGVPERHEPDVGEINYPYLFELIDALGYQGWVGCEYRPRAATSAGLGWLKPWL; from the coding sequence ATGCCACGTTTTGCCGCCAATCTCACCATGTTGTACAACGAACACGCCTTTCTTGACCGCTTCTCGGCTGCGGCCAAGGATGGTTTCAAAGGCGTGGAGTTTCTTTTCCCGTATGAATATGCCGCTGCCGATCTGCAAGCGCGATTGCAAGATAATGGCTTGACCCAGGCACTGTTCAACGCCCCGCCGGGCGATTGGGCCGCCGGTGAGCGTGGCATCGCCTCGCTGCCGGGACGCGAAGAAGAATTCAAGCGCAGCGTTGCGACCGGACTGGAATATGCGCAAGTGCTGGGCAACAAGAAATTGCATGTGATGGCCGGCCTGATCCAGCCGCAGCAGGATCGCGCCCAGCATCGCACCGTGTATCTGGAAAACCTGGCTTACGCCGCTGCCCAGGCCGCCGCACACGGCATCACGATTGTCATCGAACCTATCAATACGCGCGACATTCCCGGTTTCTTCCTGAACCGCCAGGATGACGCGCAAGCGATCTGCGCCGAAGTCGGCGCACATAACCTGCAAGTGCAGTTCGACCTGTATCACTGCCAGATCGTCGAAGGCGACCTGGCAGTCAAACTCAAGCGCGACATGGTGCGCCCGCAGGCCGGTATCGGCCATATCCAGATCGCTGGCGTACCGGAACGGCATGAGCCCGATGTCGGCGAAATCAATTACCCCTACCTGTTCGAGCTGATCGATGCGCTCGGCTACCAGGGCTGGGTCGGTTGCGAATATCGCCCGCGCGCTGCTACATCCGCAGGGCTGGGCTGGCTCAAGCCGTGGCTGTAA
- a CDS encoding ABC transporter substrate-binding protein, with product MNQFMRRSLLSSAIFLSLWSGAALAQIRIGVDIAVTGPAAAIGAPTKNAILLWPKEIAGQKVEYIILDDASDPTNAVRNVRKLISEDKVDLIVGPNTTPAALALVDVVAESHTPMLALAASASIVEPQDAKRAWVFKLPQNDSHMATILTQHMADNGIRTVGFIGFADAYGDSWWREFSHLAELRKIKIVASERYNRNDTSVTGQILKIMAAQPDAVLIAGSATPAVLPQKTLVERGYKGRIYQTHGIATADFLRVGGKDVEGTFFPTGPAVVAKQLPLANPVRKTALDFTKRYEAAYGADTMTQFAADAWGAYMLIANAVPQALKSAQPGSKAFREALRSALENTHDLTIPQGVVNMNPKDHVGLDQRSRVMGRIVNNKFAYAYGG from the coding sequence ATGAATCAATTCATGCGCCGCAGTCTATTGTCATCCGCCATTTTCTTGTCGTTGTGGAGCGGCGCTGCCTTGGCCCAAATCAGGATAGGCGTGGACATCGCCGTCACCGGACCGGCGGCGGCAATCGGCGCGCCAACAAAAAATGCCATCCTGCTGTGGCCGAAAGAGATCGCTGGGCAGAAGGTCGAATACATCATCCTGGACGACGCTTCCGATCCGACCAACGCGGTGCGCAATGTGCGCAAGCTGATCAGTGAAGACAAGGTCGATCTGATCGTCGGCCCGAATACCACGCCGGCCGCACTGGCGCTGGTGGATGTGGTGGCTGAGTCGCACACGCCGATGTTGGCGCTGGCAGCGTCGGCCTCCATTGTTGAGCCGCAGGACGCCAAGCGCGCCTGGGTGTTCAAGCTGCCGCAAAACGATTCTCACATGGCCACCATTCTGACCCAGCACATGGCCGACAACGGCATCAGGACAGTCGGTTTCATCGGCTTTGCCGATGCCTATGGCGATAGCTGGTGGCGTGAATTCTCACATCTGGCCGAGCTCAGGAAAATCAAAATTGTGGCCAGTGAGCGCTACAACCGCAACGACACCAGTGTGACCGGGCAGATCCTCAAGATCATGGCGGCGCAGCCGGATGCGGTGCTGATCGCGGGTTCGGCGACGCCGGCGGTGCTGCCGCAAAAGACGCTGGTCGAGCGCGGCTACAAGGGCCGCATCTACCAGACCCACGGCATCGCCACCGCCGATTTTCTGCGTGTCGGCGGCAAGGATGTTGAAGGGACGTTCTTCCCGACCGGGCCGGCAGTGGTGGCCAAGCAACTGCCGCTTGCCAATCCAGTACGGAAGACCGCGCTCGATTTCACCAAGCGCTACGAAGCCGCTTACGGCGCCGACACGATGACGCAGTTCGCCGCCGATGCGTGGGGCGCCTACATGCTGATCGCCAACGCGGTGCCGCAGGCGCTGAAATCCGCACAACCCGGCAGCAAGGCGTTCCGGGAGGCGCTGCGCAGTGCTCTGGAAAATACGCATGACCTGACGATTCCACAAGGCGTAGTCAACATGAATCCCAAGGATCACGTTGGATTGGACCAGCGCTCGCGCGTAATGGGGCGGATTGTGAATAACAAGTTCGCCTACGCTTATGGCGGTTAG
- a CDS encoding HPP family protein — protein MSLFKLWLRGFIPGPVVVNATERLRACCGALLGILLTGLISHWALGPGAALPLLIAPMGASAVLLFAVPASPLAQPWSIIGGNLVAAVIGVSCARWIHDPVLATAIAVSAAIGAMFALRCLHPPSGAVALTAVLGGPAVTSQGFHFVLTPVLLNSFLLLAVALLFNNATRRRYPHIAHADPGKLHQTKDQPSGARVGFTQEDLDYVLQQYNQVLDVSRDDLEDLILQTEMHAYRRRFGEITCADIMSRDVVSVEYGTSLEDAWALLLKHRIKALPVINPAQRLIGIVTQTDFMRQADLQVYPGFERKLKQFIRRTTNTHSDKPEVVGQIMTSAVKSAAHDMHIVQLVQPLSALGIHHIPVVDDENRLVGMVTQSDMVAALYRGNANLELIS, from the coding sequence ATGAGTTTATTTAAATTATGGTTGCGCGGCTTTATTCCAGGACCAGTAGTGGTCAACGCCACCGAACGTCTGCGCGCCTGTTGCGGCGCCTTGCTCGGGATATTGCTGACCGGGCTGATTAGTCATTGGGCGCTCGGACCCGGCGCCGCGTTGCCCTTGCTGATCGCGCCTATGGGCGCTTCTGCGGTGCTGCTGTTCGCCGTGCCGGCCAGTCCGCTGGCACAGCCCTGGTCGATCATCGGCGGCAACCTGGTGGCGGCAGTGATCGGCGTCAGTTGCGCGCGTTGGATTCACGATCCGGTGCTGGCGACTGCCATTGCGGTTTCCGCAGCAATCGGCGCGATGTTTGCGTTGCGCTGTCTGCATCCGCCGAGCGGAGCGGTGGCATTGACCGCAGTGCTGGGCGGTCCGGCCGTCACTAGCCAGGGCTTTCATTTCGTGTTGACGCCGGTGCTGCTCAATTCATTCTTGCTGCTGGCGGTAGCCCTATTGTTTAATAACGCCACCCGGCGCCGTTATCCGCATATCGCCCATGCCGATCCCGGCAAGCTGCATCAGACCAAGGACCAGCCAAGCGGTGCGCGCGTAGGCTTTACCCAGGAAGATCTGGACTACGTGCTGCAACAGTACAATCAGGTGCTCGATGTCAGCCGCGATGACCTCGAAGACCTGATCCTGCAAACGGAAATGCATGCGTACCGGCGCCGCTTCGGCGAGATCACTTGTGCCGATATCATGTCGCGCGATGTCGTCAGCGTCGAATACGGAACTTCGCTGGAAGATGCCTGGGCGTTGCTGCTGAAGCATCGCATCAAGGCTTTGCCAGTCATCAACCCGGCGCAGCGCCTGATTGGCATCGTGACCCAGACCGATTTCATGCGGCAAGCGGATTTGCAGGTGTACCCGGGCTTTGAACGGAAGCTGAAGCAGTTCATCCGGCGCACCACCAATACCCATTCGGACAAGCCGGAAGTTGTCGGCCAGATCATGACTTCAGCGGTAAAGAGCGCGGCTCATGACATGCACATCGTCCAACTGGTGCAGCCTTTGTCGGCGTTGGGCATCCATCACATACCGGTTGTTGACGATGAAAACCGCCTGGTGGGCATGGTGACGCAGTCCGATATGGTGGCTGCTTTGTACCGCGGCAACGCGAATTTAGAACTCATTTCATGA
- the denD gene encoding D-erythronate dehydrogenase, translating to MQIVITGGAGFLGQRLARSLLKQGNLPDRDGQLQTISKIILVDVVAANGFDDARIEQITGDITDSALLERVITTQTAAIFHLAAIVSGQAEADFDLGMRINLDASRLLLERCRACGHVPRVIFTSSVAVFGGVLPAVVQDHTALNPQSSYGTQKAIAELLLNDFSRKGFVDGRVLRLPTISVRPGKPNQAASSFASGIIREPLNGLPSVCPVAPNVRLWLLSPRKVIAALIHGYSLSADALGKSRTINLPGISVTVADMVAALERVAGKDVAARVEWKHDAGIDRIISSWPGAWDASRANALGFTGDRSFDDVIRAYIDDDLPAA from the coding sequence ATGCAAATCGTTATCACCGGCGGCGCCGGATTCCTCGGCCAGCGCCTGGCCCGCAGCCTGCTTAAACAAGGCAATCTGCCCGACCGCGATGGCCAATTGCAAACCATCAGCAAGATCATCCTGGTCGATGTAGTCGCCGCAAACGGCTTCGACGATGCTCGTATCGAGCAGATCACCGGCGACATCACCGACAGCGCCTTGCTGGAACGCGTCATCACTACCCAGACTGCTGCCATCTTCCATCTGGCGGCGATTGTCAGTGGCCAGGCCGAAGCCGATTTCGATCTCGGCATGCGCATCAACCTGGACGCTTCGCGTCTGCTGCTGGAACGCTGCCGCGCCTGCGGTCATGTGCCACGTGTGATTTTCACTAGTTCGGTAGCCGTGTTCGGCGGCGTGCTGCCGGCGGTGGTGCAGGACCACACCGCTCTCAATCCACAGTCGTCGTACGGCACCCAGAAGGCAATTGCCGAGCTGCTGCTCAACGACTTCAGCCGCAAAGGCTTCGTCGATGGTCGCGTGCTGCGCCTGCCAACCATCAGCGTACGGCCAGGCAAGCCGAACCAGGCAGCGTCGTCGTTTGCCAGCGGCATCATCCGTGAACCACTCAACGGCCTACCTTCGGTCTGCCCGGTAGCGCCGAATGTGCGCCTGTGGCTGCTATCGCCACGCAAGGTGATTGCCGCTCTGATACACGGCTATTCGCTGTCGGCCGATGCATTGGGTAAAAGCCGCACCATCAATTTGCCGGGCATCTCGGTCACCGTCGCCGACATGGTCGCGGCGCTGGAACGGGTTGCCGGAAAAGACGTGGCGGCACGCGTGGAATGGAAGCACGATGCGGGCATCGACAGGATCATTTCAAGCTGGCCGGGCGCCTGGGATGCCAGCCGTGCCAACGCCTTGGGCTTCACCGGCGACAGAAGCTTCGATGATGTGATTCGCGCCTATATCGATGATGACTTGCCGGCGGCGTAA